Proteins encoded by one window of Campylobacter concisus:
- a CDS encoding valine--tRNA ligase produces MAEFYNAKETEDKFYKIWEERGYFEIDANKDIQKDGRKFCIMMPPPNVTGSLHIGHALTFTLQDIMTRYKRMDGYKTLWQPGLDHAGIATQNVVEKQLLAQGIKKEELGREKFVEKVWEWKEKSGGMIVHQMRKLGITPAWSRQRFTMDEGLRKAVKKAFVNLYDKGLIVQKNYMINWCTHDGALSDIEVEHKENKGKLYHLRYYFADGQNLENYQAEVSHDEFAGCDASSNEAHSSCVAVKNEQQSPAKAHARQGAYIVVATTRPETYFGDTAVMVNPNDERYKNLIGKKVVLPIINREIEIIADEHVDMEFGTGLVKVTPAHDQNDYEVGKRHNLEFITVFDEKGILNDKCDKFAGLERLEARDIVVAELEKLGNVEKIEDYENQVGYCYRCKNVVEPYISKQWFVKKEIADEAIQKVSEGLAKFYPPHWINSFNAWMRELRDWCISRQLWWGHQIPVFYCDDCGHMWADEGEPCECKKCKSKNIHQDPDVLDTWFSSGLWPFSTLGWGNESELKNEKWFEGDLAEFYPNNLLITGFDILFFWVARMMFQGENALGKLPFDDIYLHALVKDEFGRKMSKSLGNVIDPLDSINEYSADILRFTLTLLAVQGRDIKLSDAKMKQVRNFTNKLYNASKYLMLNESKFENLEDIKLQTKLGIYMNSRFNECVREVRENIDTYRFNDAANTLYKFLWDEFCDWGIELSKADKASVKELGSIFKEAMKLLNPFMPFLSEYLFQELSGTQLENAKSIMVMSYPEARERNLDVEKKFELVIEAIVAIRRAKATIDLGNSKIAKAFVKFNEKIDLDEVKEYIKLLAKCEEIGFVDEKIENSIRDVSENLEAFVPLEGLDMSGIITRLRSQKTKLEKEIAKLSGMLNNQNFVANAPKEVIETNKEALENAEAKFKKVCEELEALGEK; encoded by the coding sequence GTGGCAGAATTTTACAATGCAAAAGAGACAGAAGACAAATTTTATAAAATTTGGGAAGAACGCGGATATTTCGAGATAGACGCAAACAAAGATATCCAAAAAGATGGACGTAAATTTTGCATTATGATGCCACCTCCAAACGTGACTGGCTCGCTTCACATCGGACACGCCCTAACCTTCACACTTCAAGATATCATGACTCGTTACAAGAGGATGGACGGCTACAAGACACTTTGGCAGCCAGGCCTTGATCACGCTGGTATCGCTACTCAAAACGTCGTTGAAAAGCAGCTTTTGGCTCAAGGGATCAAAAAAGAAGAGCTTGGACGTGAGAAATTTGTAGAAAAAGTGTGGGAGTGGAAAGAAAAAAGTGGCGGCATGATAGTCCATCAGATGCGAAAGCTTGGCATCACTCCGGCTTGGTCACGCCAGAGATTTACTATGGATGAGGGCTTAAGAAAAGCTGTGAAAAAAGCCTTTGTAAATTTATACGACAAAGGGCTAATAGTCCAGAAAAACTACATGATAAACTGGTGTACACATGACGGCGCACTCTCTGACATCGAGGTCGAGCACAAAGAAAATAAGGGTAAGCTTTATCATTTGAGATACTACTTTGCAGATGGACAAAATTTAGAAAACTATCAAGCAGAAGTATCACATGATGAATTTGCTGGTTGCGATGCGAGTTCGAATGAAGCGCACTCTTCGTGCGTTGCAGTGAAGAACGAGCAGCAGTCTCCAGCAAAGGCGCATGCGAGACAAGGCGCTTATATAGTAGTTGCGACTACTCGTCCTGAAACTTACTTTGGTGATACGGCCGTAATGGTAAATCCAAACGACGAGCGCTATAAAAATTTAATCGGCAAAAAGGTGGTGCTACCTATCATAAATAGAGAGATCGAGATCATCGCAGACGAGCACGTCGATATGGAGTTTGGAACAGGTCTTGTTAAGGTAACACCTGCGCACGATCAAAACGACTACGAAGTTGGCAAAAGGCACAACCTTGAGTTTATCACTGTATTTGATGAAAAAGGCATTTTAAACGACAAGTGCGATAAATTTGCAGGACTTGAGAGGCTTGAGGCTAGAGATATCGTCGTGGCCGAGCTTGAAAAACTTGGCAATGTCGAAAAGATAGAAGACTACGAAAATCAAGTAGGTTACTGCTACCGCTGCAAAAACGTCGTCGAGCCATACATCTCAAAGCAGTGGTTTGTCAAAAAAGAGATCGCAGACGAAGCAATACAAAAGGTCTCAGAGGGCCTTGCTAAATTTTACCCGCCGCACTGGATAAACAGCTTTAACGCGTGGATGAGAGAGCTAAGAGACTGGTGCATCTCACGCCAGCTTTGGTGGGGACACCAAATTCCAGTATTTTACTGCGATGATTGCGGTCACATGTGGGCTGACGAGGGAGAGCCGTGCGAGTGCAAAAAGTGCAAAAGTAAAAACATCCACCAAGACCCAGACGTGCTAGATACGTGGTTTAGCTCTGGTCTTTGGCCATTTAGTACACTTGGCTGGGGCAATGAAAGTGAGCTAAAAAATGAAAAATGGTTTGAGGGAGACCTCGCTGAGTTTTATCCAAACAACCTTCTCATAACTGGCTTTGATATTTTATTTTTCTGGGTTGCTAGGATGATGTTTCAGGGTGAAAACGCCCTTGGAAAGCTGCCATTTGACGACATCTACCTGCACGCGCTTGTAAAAGATGAGTTTGGCAGAAAGATGAGCAAAAGCCTTGGCAACGTCATCGACCCACTTGATAGCATAAATGAGTATAGCGCCGATATCTTGCGCTTTACGCTAACGCTTCTAGCCGTTCAAGGACGCGATATCAAGCTAAGCGACGCTAAGATGAAGCAGGTAAGAAATTTCACCAACAAGCTTTATAATGCGAGCAAATACCTCATGCTAAATGAGAGTAAATTTGAGAATTTAGAGGATATCAAGCTTCAAACAAAGCTTGGAATTTATATGAATAGCCGCTTTAACGAGTGCGTAAGAGAGGTGCGCGAAAACATCGACACCTACCGCTTCAATGACGCAGCAAATACGCTTTATAAATTCCTTTGGGATGAGTTTTGCGACTGGGGCATCGAGCTTAGCAAGGCTGACAAAGCGAGCGTAAAAGAGCTTGGAAGTATATTTAAAGAGGCGATGAAACTGCTAAATCCTTTCATGCCGTTTCTTTCAGAGTATCTATTTCAAGAGCTTAGCGGCACACAGCTTGAAAATGCAAAATCAATAATGGTGATGAGTTATCCAGAGGCAAGAGAGCGAAATTTAGATGTTGAGAAGAAATTTGAGCTAGTTATCGAAGCGATCGTGGCTATTCGCCGTGCAAAAGCTACCATAGATCTTGGCAACTCAAAGATCGCAAAAGCCTTTGTTAAATTTAACGAAAAAATAGATCTTGACGAGGTTAAAGAGTATATCAAGCTGCTTGCAAAATGCGAAGAGATCGGCTTTGTAGATGAAAAGATCGAAAATTCAATAAGAGATGTGAGCGAAAATTTAGAGGCATTTGTCCCACTTGAAGGGCTTGATATGAGCGGCATCATCACAAGGCTAAGGTCTCAAAAGACAAAGCTTGAAAAAGAGATAGCCAAACTCTCAGGTATGCTAAATAACCAAAATTTCGTAGCAAACGCACCAAAAGAGGTCATAGAGACAAACAAAGAGGCGCTAGAGAACGCTGAGGCTAAATTTAAAAAAGTATGCGAAGAGTTAGAAGCTCTTGGAGAAAAATAG
- the pbpC gene encoding penicillin-binding protein 1C: MKKFKFLKFLALFLALMVAIFLILDQIYPLNLDALKKDEAKILLDKNGEIINMKLSSDGIWRFHEQSFPNSLKQCVVLFEDRYFYYHFGVNFASIFRAFFHNLKSDNRIGASTITMQVARMLEPSDRSYKNKIREIFRAFQLELHFSKDEILNLYLNLAPYGGNIEGAKAASFFYFGKELNELSYAQAALLSTIPKNPNKNRLDRVSNINALKNRVIKMLYKANLIDLSAFKRAQAEPFKNVRIRAVVNASDYANVAFKNQISKASLDLNLQKDMLKILKDAMFSLKAKNANNAAAVVIDNKKMSVVAFIGSHDEHARDGKNSALNMKRNTGSTLKPFIYSLALDSGLITPNSQLIDTQIYIKEYAPKNFSNDFLGIVSAKDALNFSLNIPVINLNLKLKDNSLYELLEKVNLVDENKEYYGASITLGSAEMSLLDLAHLYTIYANDGIYRPLEFAGKNYKNEEKNVTLISPQSAYLTAKMLSEASRSYLKNAWQYAQNTPKIAFKTGTSANSRDLYAIGVDENYTIAIWIGNFNASKTDKLTGLNDVSKSLFDTFKIIAQKEKLRFMSEPDGIEKLSTCLDAFNYEKCKKMALDDRIKGVDLKDKCESLRGEELDFLVKNELLDKDEIQKSPCAEIFKDKKPVFAYPYDNEEIVTDENITQVMVKCYAFLGDEIYLKIDDLNFSKIENASEKKFDLTLGEHSIKCLDQNSNQSEITIKIRR; this comes from the coding sequence ATGAAAAAGTTTAAATTTTTAAAATTCCTTGCCCTATTTTTGGCTTTAATGGTCGCTATTTTTTTGATACTTGATCAAATTTATCCATTAAATTTAGACGCGCTTAAAAAAGATGAAGCCAAAATTTTGCTTGATAAAAATGGTGAGATCATAAATATGAAGCTTAGTAGCGACGGAATTTGGAGATTTCACGAGCAAAGCTTCCCAAACTCGCTAAAACAATGCGTCGTTCTCTTTGAAGATAGATACTTTTACTACCATTTTGGTGTAAATTTTGCCTCCATTTTTAGAGCATTTTTCCACAACCTAAAAAGCGATAACCGCATAGGGGCTAGCACTATCACGATGCAAGTAGCTAGGATGCTTGAGCCAAGTGATAGAAGCTATAAAAATAAGATAAGAGAAATTTTTAGAGCATTTCAGTTAGAGCTTCACTTTAGCAAGGATGAAATTTTAAATTTATACCTAAATTTAGCCCCGTATGGTGGCAATATCGAGGGTGCAAAGGCGGCAAGCTTCTTTTACTTTGGCAAGGAGCTAAACGAGCTTAGCTACGCTCAGGCCGCACTTTTAAGCACGATCCCTAAAAATCCAAATAAAAATAGACTTGACCGCGTCTCAAACATAAATGCCCTAAAAAACAGGGTCATAAAGATGCTTTACAAAGCAAATTTAATCGATCTTAGCGCCTTTAAAAGAGCGCAGGCTGAGCCATTTAAAAATGTAAGGATAAGAGCCGTCGTAAATGCTAGCGACTACGCAAATGTCGCTTTTAAAAACCAAATTTCAAAGGCGAGTTTGGATCTAAATTTACAAAAAGATATGCTTAAAATTTTAAAAGATGCGATGTTTTCGCTAAAGGCTAAAAATGCAAATAACGCAGCAGCTGTGGTCATTGATAATAAAAAAATGAGTGTCGTAGCCTTCATAGGCTCGCACGATGAGCATGCGCGTGATGGCAAAAACTCAGCCCTAAATATGAAGCGAAACACCGGTAGCACGCTAAAGCCTTTTATCTACTCACTTGCGCTTGATAGCGGGCTTATAACGCCAAATTCGCAGTTAATAGACACGCAAATTTATATAAAAGAGTATGCTCCAAAGAATTTTAGTAATGATTTTTTAGGTATCGTAAGCGCAAAAGATGCTCTAAATTTCAGCCTAAATATCCCAGTTATAAATTTAAACTTAAAACTAAAAGACAATTCGCTTTACGAACTACTTGAAAAGGTAAATTTGGTAGATGAAAATAAGGAGTATTATGGAGCTTCTATAACGCTTGGAAGTGCTGAAATGAGCCTGCTTGATCTTGCTCATCTTTATACTATTTATGCAAATGACGGCATTTATAGACCACTTGAGTTTGCTGGCAAAAACTACAAAAATGAAGAGAAAAATGTAACTCTCATTTCACCTCAAAGTGCCTATTTAACCGCTAAAATGCTAAGCGAAGCCTCAAGGTCGTATCTAAAAAATGCTTGGCAGTACGCCCAAAATACGCCAAAAATAGCCTTTAAAACTGGCACAAGCGCAAACTCACGTGATCTTTACGCCATAGGCGTTGATGAAAATTATACAATTGCTATTTGGATTGGAAATTTTAATGCCAGTAAAACTGATAAATTAACAGGACTAAATGACGTATCAAAGAGTCTTTTTGATACGTTTAAGATAATCGCTCAAAAAGAGAAGTTAAGATTTATGAGTGAGCCAGATGGCATAGAAAAGCTGTCAACCTGCCTTGATGCCTTTAACTATGAAAAGTGCAAAAAAATGGCGCTTGATGATAGGATAAAGGGTGTAGATTTAAAAGATAAATGCGAAAGTTTAAGAGGCGAAGAGCTTGATTTTTTGGTTAAAAATGAGCTTTTGGATAAAGATGAGATACAAAAAAGTCCTTGTGCTGAAATTTTTAAAGATAAAAAGCCAGTTTTTGCCTATCCGTATGACAATGAAGAGATAGTGACAGATGAAAATATTACACAAGTTATGGTAAAATGCTACGCGTTTTTAGGCGATGAAATTTACCTAAAAATAGATGATTTGAACTTTTCTAAGATAGAAAATGCAAGCGAAAAAAAGTTTGATCTAACTCTTGGCGAGCACAGCATAAAATGCCTTGATCAAAACTCAAATCAAAGTGAAATAACTATAAAAATAAGGAGATAA
- a CDS encoding alpha-2-macroglobulin family protein translates to MWQKVALLALLGMTNLYALSLNGTAQIKSPLSVEFGLEDKVDKNFIGMLSDKKLLLCQPALNGTVRFNSQSLLLFTKDMHAGLDYSCKLENGSTASFVTKEFELTKIEKISDSKYILKFNDEVNIEAIKNIAVKDAKFKAIELSNNSFELNLDKNLSNPVFDFGEKFESKFGATLSGETIVNFADEISEESVNINDNTKSLEIPEIYPVSLDNGILGFRIYLKNWLDDDINLKKFINIKGVKNFSISDVKYSDNYEENSELSEYYYYIDITSDDFKPQNSYEITIKPGFGDDRNVVREENSYEVVAGNFTPFANFINNKPYISSVGEIGIRSANLPELNVSIEKLSDQNFRYFLNFNDNNEELSNFSTKVASKSYKLDGALNEISLNKIKLDFAGAGDGVYKINLNYGKDKSVSKVVYLSDIAVNAKLGKDEIFVFANRLGENTMLPNANVKIYGKKNEEIAVGATNDIGVFKFNKKDIYKDISSVVVSLGKEQNFLILKEDEALNEAKFMSQNASESIDAYVHFASNIIRPNESLKGTIYLRDRDFNPLKNMPVKIKFFDPQGKSSAEISKNTNDVGMVNFEKEILSDLSGRFNMQVIYASKVISNVPFFVESFMPNRIKNEIALERDKFFANELVRANLASNYLFGGAASELDGSMQVSFFDDEYKNSEFKEYKFKNNTLKPSAYPSFENDLTLSKDGKSSQMIDLSFSTKNASSIITGVINFNVNDDGKNVSDTKSFTLYPYKDMVGIAASTTFAEPNEDVKIRTVVVDMSSQKAVKSNLKFDIKRVTWQYQRDANGYIKWFQTLEDVDNFYKDNGEFSYKFTQSGSYVIIATNLVSGASTSLDMDVSGYNYSTLAPTKELSKSQIKLNKNIYKKGDELSADISSAIKEGIALVTLEDGGVKAYKVVKIKNNSANVKFKLDFDFSGLYVSANIYRMTDGGLTPFRTYGKVYAKADKSSRILDLSLDAPNKAKSDENIKISLKTKPKAYVDLFITDVGVLDITSQKLADPLKFFDKILPDGVFDYDIYNMLTNYKVEGKTLSFGGDAAAMALAAKMAKHASPVDSKNVKTYANLVSLQADDKGEISYEFKTPNGFNGAIRVDAVANDATAMNAVSSEIKVKDDVIIKPSALIYLLKGDELSANLRLINTTNADKNLTINVASSKNLNIKTQENANLKPFENKAFVLKISALETGAGEYNVTISDKNGSKTLQNLLDVVSPYTISTYAKSSVFDKESKISLPKGYHDVSVDASSSVSSVLLAASKNLIEYPYGCAEQRSSRLLALLNLKPKDELEKDDQKRFIVSGIDELVKMQKPDGSFGYWSDLGETNAFASIFATDVLLDLEEAGYEVSKGVKQNALNSLLKYANNDLEALYALYVSSRASMADRSILNKIYDDKAYNKTALSKYLMAAALKLNGLNDEAKVALKDIKNAKTSEENPSDFSSKVRDNAFILYLHAKYFEKNDYSDDLANFLIVNLNELSSTQERAFTLRALNAYFGKDSGEKNNKFKLSYNGESKEFDGLLSTSFTTKNGEFSITPLGSNKLYATILSYAYLPLEIKHKIEPKELDIYRVFVDEKGKELGLDSLKVNDVIYSKVVINSKTMVRNGVINEIVSSCFEPINENLSNFSKSLKNSLQVEYKSIKDDRVLSFYTLNSDEKDAVLYTPYRVRLGGKCSLGAVTTENMYNERQNDYDLAQRSFNVK, encoded by the coding sequence ATGTGGCAAAAAGTAGCACTTCTAGCACTTTTGGGAATGACAAATTTATATGCTTTGAGCCTAAATGGTACAGCACAGATAAAATCACCCCTAAGCGTAGAGTTTGGACTAGAAGATAAAGTAGATAAAAATTTTATTGGTATGCTAAGCGATAAAAAGCTACTTTTGTGCCAACCAGCATTAAATGGTACGGTTAGATTTAATAGTCAAAGCTTGCTGCTTTTTACAAAAGATATGCATGCTGGTTTGGATTATAGCTGCAAGCTTGAAAATGGAAGCACTGCTAGTTTTGTCACAAAAGAATTTGAGCTAACAAAGATAGAAAAAATAAGCGATAGCAAATATATACTTAAATTTAATGATGAAGTGAATATTGAAGCTATCAAAAATATTGCCGTAAAAGATGCGAAATTTAAAGCAATTGAGCTTTCTAATAATAGCTTTGAGCTTAATCTTGATAAAAATTTAAGCAATCCAGTTTTTGATTTTGGTGAAAAATTTGAGAGCAAATTTGGAGCAACGCTTTCAGGTGAAACGATAGTAAATTTTGCCGATGAAATAAGCGAAGAAAGCGTAAATATAAATGATAATACAAAGAGTCTTGAGATACCAGAAATTTATCCAGTGAGCCTTGATAATGGTATCTTGGGCTTTAGAATTTATCTAAAAAATTGGCTTGATGACGATATTAACTTAAAAAAATTTATAAACATTAAAGGTGTAAAAAACTTTAGCATTAGTGACGTTAAATATAGTGACAACTATGAAGAAAACTCAGAACTTAGCGAGTATTATTACTACATTGATATTACAAGTGACGATTTTAAGCCACAAAATAGTTATGAAATCACCATTAAGCCAGGCTTTGGCGATGATAGAAATGTAGTAAGAGAAGAAAATAGCTATGAAGTAGTAGCTGGCAATTTTACTCCGTTTGCAAATTTTATAAATAATAAACCATATATCTCAAGCGTCGGTGAGATCGGTATTAGAAGTGCAAATTTGCCTGAGCTAAATGTAAGCATTGAAAAGCTAAGCGATCAAAATTTTAGATATTTCTTAAATTTTAATGACAATAACGAAGAGTTAAGCAACTTCAGCACAAAAGTGGCAAGCAAAAGTTATAAGCTTGATGGTGCATTAAATGAAATTTCACTAAATAAAATCAAACTTGACTTTGCCGGAGCTGGAGACGGCGTTTATAAGATAAATTTAAACTACGGCAAAGATAAGAGCGTCTCAAAAGTAGTCTATCTAAGTGATATCGCCGTAAATGCAAAGCTTGGTAAGGATGAAATTTTCGTATTTGCAAATCGTCTTGGCGAAAATACAATGCTTCCAAATGCAAATGTAAAAATTTATGGCAAGAAAAACGAAGAGATCGCAGTTGGTGCGACAAATGATATAGGTGTTTTTAAATTCAATAAAAAAGATATTTACAAAGATATCTCCTCAGTGGTTGTCTCTCTTGGAAAAGAGCAAAATTTTCTTATTTTAAAAGAAGACGAAGCGCTAAATGAAGCAAAATTTATGAGCCAAAATGCCAGTGAGAGTATCGATGCGTACGTTCATTTTGCCTCAAATATCATAAGACCAAATGAGAGTTTAAAGGGCACAATCTATCTAAGAGATAGAGATTTTAATCCTTTAAAAAATATGCCTGTAAAGATAAAATTTTTCGATCCACAAGGCAAAAGTAGCGCTGAAATTTCAAAAAATACAAATGACGTTGGCATGGTAAATTTTGAAAAAGAGATACTAAGTGATCTTAGCGGTAGATTTAATATGCAAGTAATTTACGCGAGCAAAGTGATCTCAAATGTGCCATTTTTTGTTGAGAGTTTTATGCCAAATAGGATAAAAAATGAGATAGCGCTTGAGAGAGATAAATTCTTCGCAAATGAGCTTGTTAGAGCAAATCTAGCTAGTAACTATCTATTTGGTGGCGCTGCTAGCGAGCTTGATGGCAGCATGCAGGTGAGCTTTTTTGATGATGAATATAAAAATAGTGAGTTTAAAGAGTATAAATTTAAAAACAATACGCTAAAACCAAGCGCTTATCCATCTTTTGAAAACGATCTCACTCTTTCAAAAGATGGTAAATCAAGTCAAATGATAGATCTTAGCTTTAGCACTAAAAATGCCTCTTCTATCATAACAGGCGTGATAAATTTCAATGTAAATGATGATGGCAAAAATGTAAGCGACACAAAAAGCTTTACGCTCTATCCTTACAAAGATATGGTCGGTATCGCAGCAAGCACGACATTTGCTGAGCCAAACGAAGATGTAAAAATAAGAACGGTTGTAGTAGATATGTCAAGTCAAAAGGCCGTAAAATCAAATTTAAAATTTGATATAAAACGTGTCACTTGGCAATACCAAAGAGATGCAAACGGCTATATAAAGTGGTTTCAAACGCTAGAAGATGTGGATAATTTTTATAAAGACAATGGCGAGTTTAGCTATAAATTTACACAAAGTGGCTCATATGTGATCATCGCTACAAATCTAGTAAGTGGAGCAAGCACAAGCCTTGATATGGACGTAAGTGGCTACAATTACTCGACTCTAGCGCCTACAAAAGAGCTTAGCAAATCTCAAATCAAACTAAATAAAAATATCTACAAAAAAGGCGATGAACTAAGTGCTGATATAAGCTCAGCTATAAAAGAAGGTATCGCCCTTGTTACACTTGAAGATGGTGGCGTGAAAGCTTACAAGGTCGTTAAGATAAAAAACAACTCAGCAAATGTGAAATTTAAACTTGATTTTGATTTTAGCGGACTTTACGTGAGTGCAAATATCTACCGCATGACAGATGGTGGATTAACTCCGTTTAGAACTTACGGCAAGGTCTATGCTAAGGCTGATAAGTCATCAAGGATACTTGATCTAAGCCTTGATGCACCAAATAAAGCAAAAAGTGATGAAAATATAAAAATTTCACTAAAAACAAAGCCAAAAGCTTATGTAGATTTGTTTATCACAGATGTTGGCGTGCTTGATATCACTTCACAAAAACTAGCCGATCCGCTTAAGTTTTTTGACAAAATTTTACCTGATGGCGTCTTTGACTACGACATCTATAATATGCTTACAAACTACAAGGTGGAGGGCAAAACGCTAAGCTTTGGTGGTGATGCTGCGGCGATGGCGTTGGCTGCAAAAATGGCAAAGCATGCAAGCCCAGTTGATAGCAAAAATGTAAAAACTTATGCAAATTTAGTAAGCCTTCAAGCAGACGACAAAGGCGAAATTTCATACGAGTTTAAAACGCCAAATGGCTTTAACGGCGCCATTAGAGTAGATGCTGTGGCAAATGACGCAACTGCAATGAACGCCGTAAGTAGCGAGATAAAAGTAAAAGATGATGTGATCATTAAGCCAAGCGCTTTGATCTATCTTTTAAAAGGCGATGAATTAAGCGCAAACTTAAGGCTTATAAATACGACAAATGCCGACAAAAACCTTACTATAAATGTAGCATCAAGTAAAAATTTAAACATCAAAACGCAAGAAAATGCTAACCTAAAGCCATTTGAAAACAAGGCATTTGTGCTTAAAATTTCAGCCCTTGAAACAGGTGCTGGCGAATACAATGTCACAATAAGCGATAAAAATGGCTCAAAAACGCTTCAAAATTTACTTGACGTCGTTAGCCCTTATACGATCAGCACCTACGCAAAGAGCAGCGTCTTTGATAAAGAGAGTAAAATTTCACTACCAAAAGGCTATCACGATGTGAGCGTTGATGCGTCAAGCTCGGTCTCAAGCGTGCTTTTAGCAGCTTCTAAAAATTTAATAGAGTATCCTTACGGATGCGCAGAGCAAAGAAGCTCAAGACTGCTTGCGCTTTTAAATTTAAAACCAAAAGATGAGCTTGAAAAAGATGATCAAAAGAGATTTATCGTTAGCGGCATAGATGAGCTAGTCAAGATGCAAAAACCAGACGGCAGCTTTGGCTACTGGAGCGATCTAGGCGAGACAAATGCATTTGCAAGCATCTTTGCAACAGACGTACTTCTTGACCTTGAAGAGGCTGGATATGAGGTAAGTAAAGGTGTCAAACAAAATGCTCTAAATTCGCTCTTAAAATACGCAAATAACGACCTTGAGGCACTTTACGCTCTTTATGTAAGCTCACGTGCAAGTATGGCCGATAGATCAATCTTAAATAAAATTTATGACGACAAAGCCTACAATAAAACAGCACTAAGTAAATACCTAATGGCAGCAGCTCTAAAGCTAAACGGCCTAAATGACGAGGCAAAGGTCGCACTAAAAGATATCAAAAATGCTAAAACAAGCGAAGAAAATCCATCTGATTTTAGCTCAAAAGTAAGAGATAACGCATTTATCTTATATCTGCACGCAAAATACTTTGAGAAAAACGACTACTCAGACGACCTTGCAAATTTCTTGATAGTAAATTTAAATGAGCTTAGCTCAACGCAAGAGCGTGCATTTACGCTAAGAGCTCTAAATGCCTACTTTGGCAAAGATAGCGGCGAGAAAAATAATAAATTTAAGCTTAGCTACAACGGAGAAAGCAAAGAATTTGACGGCCTTTTAAGCACCTCTTTTACTACAAAAAATGGTGAATTTAGCATCACTCCACTAGGCTCAAATAAGCTTTATGCAACTATCTTAAGCTACGCTTACTTGCCACTTGAGATCAAACATAAAATCGAGCCAAAAGAGCTTGACATCTACCGCGTTTTTGTCGATGAAAAAGGCAAAGAGCTGGGTCTTGACAGCCTAAAAGTAAATGACGTCATCTACTCAAAAGTAGTGATAAACTCAAAAACAATGGTTAGAAACGGCGTTATAAACGAGATCGTAAGTAGCTGCTTTGAGCCGATAAATGAAAATTTAAGCAACTTTAGCAAGAGCTTAAAAAACAGCTTGCAAGTTGAGTATAAAAGCATAAAAGATGACCGCGTGCTAAGCTTTTACACGCTAAATAGCGACGAAAAAGACGCCGTACTTTACACACCTTATCGCGTAAGACTTGGTGGCAAATGCTCGCTTGGTGCAGTCACAACTGAAAATATGTATAACGAAAGACAAAACGACTACGACCTAGCCCAGCGAAGCTTTAACGTCAAATAG